Proteins found in one Plasmodium gaboni strain SY75 chromosome 13, whole genome shotgun sequence genomic segment:
- a CDS encoding putative membrane protein (conserved Plasmodium membrane protein, unknown function), which translates to MVYIDKEPISNENNIKYLKVYSNILFKYTEAQEKKKEYIDVALLGDNIKEERKFFKLINIDILLIILWFLVLYSFSYNIVNVRNFQNDLSNNINESKFYSETFYKSLSDNIKNTNSDYSYESRKKDYTTFKNINNKFELASWIKNEFAKNVSYEKYFNNNIIFGNCWRITMRLYNNNNNNDDNNSNESLIKNFYNKKKLYEIYSDTNFLKEIENNQNISYPYFDKKWNYNFSYEKSYKKIGGLYQIICENDYNKIQEMLSQDSFYTTTYPYFIPAVILTNYNIATVTLDYLLYNPILNLISYNALKFSFLPNTKIYKEISTLSASCNQMNLCFIVSFFVFLCIFIMYILKDVRKYLLVGFNLYVKTYSCKFMTIVCVLLNMLSLGIHLLFQYKIPTLNATYENGKYKIDSLYANANSDSIVNMFYDMERVILYIEWTKYIFIFTCFITFIFSYYLIIKNYGLLIKKYNNVEKNIKKDFLYPCSIILMVVFIYLSIVSIYRYEVFNISENENCNMIYVFILNICLVFANFQGFNISSIINTEGNNLSYFYFIPTLFFIFTIIFSYIFFLAIKSYIKRSKKMYKWYMCHFKDNRILSKDNNTERGIKIQAYKKRKSIYNKNNEYNKSERTVETNICNEERSQNEIKTDKIDKIEKIEKNENEKHGETPNENIDDENIGDENMQNINGYNKNIYNNKSHHKNIHNNNSVVYNSEEHGNSKSKRSKELHIPDLKEDSIKKNNGNTSKNSYDNSEENNIRNVEYMNEEDGSECYNFSLNDSSEGEINVDNIDKEINYKDIIKLGKKSNTNKEAYYSNMMEENEENIFNIEKFINIFFNLRNRFLPFSYNVKKYILKEYNKKTKNKKNEKFICYFYICISLLIFCSLFIINNFKKISETENLLKYQIENVSFLSRDKLFTNMKFYHENKSLNINIKNEYLNFHKIKNKNDIIEWIKNCFTLYLENGTDLFGNNAIYHNSYKWIELYDLLYGKIYVRMTSREEINISDNIYSNNNNIICNNRQNKCYTYIRNENNILKNNLNDILSLIDDSIKELEISFILSDVDDHHNILVKINFHFTSTGYISKYIHFDHLYFNSFNIYQIIGVVVNILYLIILLSLLIVIYKYYYTNFFYFYNICISSLKGTTYSNNSNMTHIMNTQMENFNYRSDNNTRNLQNMDNTNNFNVVNINNHIIHNNNIHNNHNSNSYIYSDNIMFDKYKDNNMNNEEINYYGPYYNENNFTLNNNYISNMNYHPDNFYSNVDINNKTTKYNLSLLLKLKIYLTYLFECDIIKLFIFILHILIVIFWLALFININRISYYNEILLDSYFDIHINTISFYSIMINIFYVFLFLSIMNMFFYLCKYVKNEVIYEALYYNRKQILKSVLLLLFVCFHFIIFHYFFYYGIDNYENVTIYEHVIYSFLILIGMVKMEIYLKYSTLYFFVIILPHLIFIRFLCIYTLFAPTLSSYIIIKKNRNKQSNNTDNISSDKIYNIGSNYGDSSMYNMENMNTDLMYHIDNNNNKNNIKNNNKTKHLCNEQKENNTNNQYDEEDDIPFILTRLSSEQWKGLKEEIKEFAKMETYNILIYFQKFKNQIDSKKINFMSTILKNEYNYLNEQINNIILDLRKVELQWKFQSKLVNSSNAYIDKINNEIDMNEEEIVESKSKLSSLKQYLQKVQMDPTKEQDE; encoded by the exons ATGGTGTATATAGATAAAGAACCTATAtcaaatgaaaataatattaaatatttaaaagtgtattctaatattttatttaaatatacaGAAGCACAAgagaagaaaaaagaatatattgATGTAGCTTTATTGggtgataatataaaagaggaaaggaaattttttaaattaataaatattgatattttattaataattctaTGGTTTTTGGTACTTTACAgtttttcatataatatagtaAATGTAAGAAATTTTCAAAATGATTtatctaataatataaatgaatcTAAATTTTATTCTGAAACTTTTTACAAATCATTGagtgataatataaaaaatactAATAGTGATTATTCATATGAATCTAGAAAAAAGGATTATActacatttaaaaatataaataataaatttgaATTAGCTTCATGGATAAAAAATGAGTTCGCAAAAAATGTATcttatgaaaaatatttcaataataatattatatttggAAATTGTTGGAGAATAACTATGAgattatataacaataataataataatgatgataataatagCAATGAGTCgttaataaaaaatttttataataaaaaaaaattatatgaaatatattcagatactaattttttaaaagaaatagaaaataatcaaaatattaGTTATCCttattttgataaaaaatgGAATTATAACTTTTCATATGAAAAGTCATATAAAAAGATTGGAGGattatatcaaataatatgtgaaaatgattataataaaattcaAGAAATGTTATCTCAGGATAGTTTTTATACAACAACGTATCCATATTTTATACCAGCTGTTATATTaacaaattataatatagCTACAGTTACATTagattatttattatataatcCTATATTAAATCTTATATCTTATAATGCTCTaaaattttctttcttACCTAATactaaaatatataaagaaatatcTACATTGTCAGCCTCATGTAATCAAATGAATTTATGTTTCATagtttctttttttgtatttctttgtatttttattatgtatatattaaaagatgTGAGAAAATATCTCCTGGTCGGTTTTAATTTGTATGTGAAAACGTATAGTTGTAAATTTATGACCATAG TGTGCGTCTTATTAAATATGTTAAGCCTAGGCATTCATCTTCTGTTTCAATATAAGATACCCACTTTAAATGCTACATATGAAAATGggaaatataaaatagaTTCCTTATATGCCAATGCAAACTCAGATAGTATTgtaaatatgttttatgATATGGAACGAgttattttgtatatagAATGGAcaaaatacatttttatatttacatgtttcataacatttatattttcatattatttaattataaaaaattacggtttgttaataaaaaaatataataatgttgAGAAGAATATTAAAAAGGATTTCTTATATCCTTGCTCTATTATATTAATGgttgtttttatatatttaagtATCGTTTCAATTTATCGTTATGAGGtctttaatatttctgaaaatgaaaattgtaatatgatttatgtttttattttaaatatatgtttagTTTTTGCAAACTTTCAAGgatttaatatatcatcaataataaatacagagggaaataatttatcttatttttatttcatcccaacacttttttttatattcaccattattttttcttatatcttttttttggCCATAAAATcttatattaaaagaagTAAGAAAATGTACAAATGGTATATGTGTCATTTTAAAGATAACAGAATATTAAGTAAAGATAATAACACGGAAAGAGGAATAAAAATTCAAGCATATAAGAAAAGAAAGTCAATttacaataaaaataatgagTATAATAAAAGTGAACGAACGGTAGAAACTAATATATGTAATGAAGAAAGAAGCCAAAACGAAATAAAAACAGATAAAATAgataaaatagaaaaaatagaaaaaaatgaaaatgagAAACACGGTGAAACACCCaatgaaaatatagatgatgaaaatatagGAGACGAAAATATGCAGAATATAAACGGTTAcaataaaaacatatacaATAATAAGAGTCATCATAAAAACATAcacaataataattcaGTTGTATACAATTCCGAGGAACATGGCAATAGTAAATCCAAACGTAGCAAAGAATTACACATACCAGATTTAAAAGAAGATTcaataaaaaagaataatgGTAATACTTCAAAGAATTCATATGATAATTcagaagaaaataatattagaAATGTTGAATATATGAACGAAGAAGATGGAAGCGAATGTTAcaatttttctttaaatgATTCAAGTGAAGGTGAAATAAATGTAGACAATATagataaagaaataaattataaagatatCATAAAATTAGGGAAAAAATCGAATACTAATAAAGAGGCttattattcaaatatgATGGAggaaaatgaagaaaatatattcaatattgaaaaatttataaatatattttttaactTGAGAAATAGATTTTTACCTTTTTCTTATAATgtgaaaaaatatattttaaaggaatataataaaaaaacgaagaataaaaaaaatgagaaatttatttgttatttctatatttgtataagcttattaatattttgtagtttattcattataaataattttaaaaaaataagtgAAACAGAAAATTTGTTAAAATATCAAATTGAAAATGTAAGTTTCTTGAGTCGtgataaattatttacCAATATGAAATTTTATCACGAAAATAAAAGTTTGAATATCAATATTAAgaatgaatatttaaatttccataaaataaaaaacaaaaatgatattatagAATGGATAAAAAATTGTTTTACTTTATATTTAGAAAATGGTACAGATTTATTTGGTAACAATGCtatatatcataattcatataaatgGATAGAACTATATGACTTATTATATggtaaaatatatgtacGTATGACATCAAgagaagaaataaatataagtgataatatatacagtaataataataatataatatgtaataatagacaaaataaatgttatacatatataagaaatgaaaataatatattgaaaaataatttaaatgatattttATCACTTATTGATGATTCTATAAAAGAATTGGaaatatcatttattttatctgATGTAGATGatcatcataatatattagtaaaaataaattttcattttacTTCTACTGGttatatatcaaaatatatacattttgatcatttatattttaattcttttaatatatatcagATTATTGGTGTGGTCGTAAATATTCTCtatcttattatattattatctttattaatagttatatataagtattattatacaaattttttttatttttataacatcTGTATTAGTTCCTTAAAAGGTACTACTTATTCcaataatagtaatatgACACATATTATGAATACACAAATGGAGAATTTTAATTACAGAagtgataataatacaaggaatttacaaaatatggacaatacaaataatttcaatgtggtaaatataaataatcatattattcataataataatattcataataatcataatagtaatagctatatttatagtgataatattatgttcGATAAATACAAAGATAATAACATGAATAATGAGGagataaattattatggtccttattataatgaaaacAATTTTACTTTAaacaataattatatttctaaCATGAACTATCATCCtgataatttttattccaatgtagatataaataataagacaacaaaatataatttaagTTTGTTACTtaaattgaaaatatatcttaCGTATCTTTTTGAATGTGATATTATAAAgttgtttatttttatactacatatattaatagtCATATTTTGGCTAgctttatttataaatataaatagaatttcttattataatgaaatattattagatagttattttgatattcatataaataccatttccttttattctattatgattaatattttttatgtgttTCTGTTTTTAAGTATTATgaatatgtttttttatttatgcAAGTACGTCAAAAATGAAGTTATATATGAAGCTTTGTATTATAATAGAAAGCAGATATTAAAAAGTgtcttattattattatttgtatgttttcattttattatttttcattatttcttttattacGGTATAgataattatgaaaatgTAACAATATATGAGCATGTgatttattcatttttaatattaataggTATGGTAAAAAtggaaatatatttaaaatatagtaccttatatttttttgttattatattaccTCATTTGATTTTCATACGTTTCCTGTGTATTTATACTTTGTTTGCCCCTACATTATCTAgttacataataataaaaaaaaacagaaACAAACAAAGTAATAATACAGATAATATTAGTAgtgataaaatatataatattggAAGCAATTATGGTGACAGTAGTATGTataatatggaaaatatGAATACTGATCTTATGTATCACATtgacaataataataataaaaacaatattaaaaataataataaaacaaaacaTTTATGTAATgaacaaaaagaaaataatacCAATAATCAAtatgatgaagaagatgatATACCTTTCATATTAACACGTTTAAGTAGTGAACAGTGGAAAGGtttaaaagaagaaatcAAAGAATTTGCTAAAATGgaaacatataatatattaatatattttcaaaaatttaaaaatcaaatagatagtaaaaaaattaattttatgtctacaatattaaaaaatgaatataattatttaaatgaacaaattaataatatcatattaGATTTACGTAAAGTTGAATTACAGTGGAAATTTCAAAGTAAACTGGTTAACTCATCAAATGcatatatagataaaataaataatgaaattgatatgaatgaagaagaaattGTTGAAAGTAAAAGTAAACTTTCTTCATTAAAGCAGTATTTGCAAAAAGTTCAAATGGACCCTACAAAAGAGCAGGACgaatga
- a CDS encoding putative peptidyl-prolyl cis-trans isomerase, which yields MMYFKRFFFHKRHRIPSIFNCYFFTKKKLLYNLNKIFFISLNSYLLKLLFSKNTYIYYLQEKKNSYLETKYRPDNPYKKTESGIIYRDLIDGVYDTVEEGDTVYIHYQGKTTNDFRIIESTFKSIIPPKIIAGHYDQKHIKAIYEMVIGMKKNTRRECIIPPYLAYPNHFPTQPLIYEIDVVRIVKKNAQNKTFLQKLEIKLEKIIQTICSYF from the exons ATGAtgtattttaaaagatttttttttcataagAGGCATAGAATTCCTTCCATTTTTaattgttatttttttacgAAAAAAAAGCTactttataatttaaataaaattttctttatctCTTTAAACTCGTATCTTCTAAAGTTGTTATTTTCGAAgaatacatatatttattatttgcaagaaaaaaaaaattcttatTTGGAAACAAAATATAGACCCGACAATCCCTATAAGAAAACAGAAAG tGGAATAATTTATAGAGATCTAATTGATGGTGTTTACGATACAGTTGAAGAAGGAGATACAGTGTATATACATTATCAAGGTAAAACAACAAATGATTTTCGTATAATTGAATCAACATTCAAGAGTATTATTCCACCTAAAATTATTGCTGGACATTATGACcaaaaacatataaaagCTATTTATGAAATGGTAATTGgtatgaaaaaaaatacaagAAGAGAATGTATTATTCCTCCTTATTTGGCATACCCAAACCATTTTCCAACACAA CCACTTATATACGAAATTGATGTTGTAAGAATTGTAAAAAAGAATGCtcaaaataaaacattCCTTCAAAAACTCGAAATAAAATTAGAAAAGATAATACAGACTATATGTTCTTACTTTTAA
- a CDS encoding putative DEAD box helicase yields MGNYINEILFLLIFFIFHLTSTKNYKQTYRYIIFFLLYFINILYALKICGNGKNQMRCCFIKNFYNNNNNSKGLFKLLDNDVKRNYNIIYLKKKGNEFPNSKQTFVKNTVFIERGQNDENKINYIHGNFDENVKDIKYLSDMQKNFIYLLERNNNLLVHAKTSSGKTTICLYYLILKFFYNCEFIFKEDLEREEYIMKNDYIDRNIYESKNKSRKYFNQNKYRFIPYSEKYSEISDIKEYTNLMIENKCKTKLKKDEKVLILCPSKELCVQVAQNILSFMNNENESLIKLFIDKDYKNVNKEKQNNKEEECINKIEDLQINQYDRDRMHNNKKDSLNNMDIEENEVYMLEHHNLNADDNSNTVKKVNKINEKNNNNNNNNNRKLNHMINVKGARYLIGTPTCFRSYLLNLDKESLKNFLQSIKYIFYDEIDKLLPSVSKRSLLKKKKNIKRKTAYLILETLMYINKKNLIFIGCSSTLNRELHRKIFKLLCLNKNNAKKKIYILREKKNLMDKKENDGMIKMDNLTNLIDIPNNNNEKKTINEKNLCSSNELIDDNINKNIINDEQEEIENNQKFNLNYYLNEENAFQKYVIKVKLPNTIYHFYHLMTDETYENKIKEIHKIIETFNNQKILILIKNGYSLIQLKKYLEMNNIYAVLLHEKLQISLRYNNDNINNMCEHYEDIKDLKTIPNDDKHAYINKYPIIISSFDSIRGFHINNLDMVLLCNKPKNVNEYIHLCGRVGRRNKIGYSITLENDKNINIMNNWFNNIKVYFNKLSLKSDPVINEKINMEMENQEKNHFNYVASCILDELQANT; encoded by the coding sequence ATGggaaattatataaatgaaatattgtttttgttaatatttttcatatttcATTTGACTAGTACAAAGAATTACAAACAAACATAcagatatattatttttttcttgctttattttataaatatattatatgcCCTGAAAATTTGTGGAAATGGTAAGAATCAGATGCGATGttgttttataaaaaatttttataataataataataatagtaaaggcttatttaaattattgGATAATGATGTAAAAAggaattataatataatttatttaaaaaagaaaggTAACGAATTTCCAAATAGTAAACAGACATTTGTTAAAAATACTGTTTTTATTGAAAGGGGAcaaaatgatgaaaataaaataaattatattcatggtaattttgatgaaaatgtaaaagatattaaatatttaagTGATATGCAAAAGAATTTTATCTATTTGTTagaaagaaataataatttattagTTCATGCTAAAACATCTAGTGGTAAAACAActatatgtttatattatttgatattgaaatttttttataattgtgaatttatatttaaagaagATCTAGAGAGagaagaatatattatgaaaaatgattatatagatagaaatatttatgaatcaaaaaataaaagtagaaaatatttcaatCAGAATAAATATCGATTTATACCATATAGTGAAAAATATTCTGAAATATCagatataaaagaatatacCAATTTAATGatagaaaataaatgtaaaacAAAATTGAAGAAGGATGAAAAAGTACTTATATTGTGTCCATCAAAAGAATTATGTGTACAAGTAGcacaaaatattttatcctttatgaataatgaaaatgaatcattaattaaattattcattgataaagattataaaaatgtaaataaagaaaaacaaaataataaggaagaagaatgtataaataaaattgaaGATTTACAAATAAATCAATATGATAGGGATCGTATGcataataacaaaaaagatagtcttaataatatggatataGAGGAAAATGAGGTATATATGTTGGAACATCATAATTTGAATGCAGATGATAATTCAAATACAgtaaaaaaagtaaataaaataaatgaaaaaaataacaataataataataataataatagaaaatTAAATCACATGATTAATGTAAAGGGTGCACGCTATCTTATAGGTACACCCACTTGTTTCCGAAGTTATTTGTTAAATCTAGACAAAGAAAGCTTAAAGAATTTCTTACAAagtataaaatatattttttatgatgAAATTGATAAATTATTACCTTCTGTAAGTAAACGTAgtttattaaaaaaaaaaaagaacataaaaagaaaaacagCTTATCTTATTCTAGAGACattaatgtatataaataagaaaaacTTAATTTTTATTGGTTGTTCGAGTACCTTAAATAGGGAACTACAcagaaaaatatttaaactattatgtttaaataaaaataatgcaaagaaaaaaatttatatattaagagAGAAAAAGAATTTAATGGATAAGAAGGAGAACGATGGtatgataaaaatggaTAATCTAACGAACCTTATTGATATACCaaataacaataatgaaaaaaaaactataaatgaaaaaaatttatgCAGTTCAAATGAACTTattgatgataatattaataaaaatattataaatgatgaacaagaagaaatagaaaataatcaaaaatTTAATTTGAATTACTATCTGAATGAAGAAAATGCATTTCAAAAATATGTCATAAAAGTTAAGTTACCAAACACgatttatcatttttatcatttaatgACTGATGAAacatatgaaaataaaataaaagaaattcataaaataatagaaacatttaataatcaaaagattttaatattaataaaaaatggatATTCCTTAATACagttaaaaaaatatttagaaatgaataatatatacgCTGTATTATTACATGAAAAGTTACAGATATCCTTAAGATacaataatgataatattaataatatgtgtGAGCATtatgaagatataaaagatTTAAAAACTATTCCTAATGATGATAAACatgcatatataaataaatatccTATAATAATAAGTTCCTTTGATTCTATACGTGGATTTCATATAAACAATCTAGATATGGTTCTTTTATGTAACAAGCCGAAAAATGTGAATGAGTATATACATTTATGTGGTCGTGTAGGACGAAGGAACAAAATTGGTTATTCGATAACACtagaaaatgataaaaatattaatattatgaataattggtttaataacataaaagtatattttaataaattatctTTAAAAAGTGATCCTgttataaatgaaaaaataaatatggaAATGGAAAACCAAGAGAAGAATCATTTTAATTATGTTGCATCATGCATATTGGACGAACTTCAAGCgaatacataa